The following nucleotide sequence is from Coffea eugenioides isolate CCC68of chromosome 10, Ceug_1.0, whole genome shotgun sequence.
ATAAAATTAACAGATGTAGAAACACAAGTTGGTTCAATTGGTAAAAATAGAAACTTCCTCACAAAAGATCTTGCATTTGAATTTCACTGCTAATGTGAGGATTATGTTGGTGAACGGTTTCACTACTAATGTGAGGATTATGTTAGTGGATGATTTGTAAGAATCTATATAAGCAATCTATGGTGCTAATTTCATTGCCAATATGAAGGCTCTATTGATAGACGATTTGTAAAAACTTTTATAAGCAACCTCACATGTTTGAAGTGTGATACTCCAATTGTTGAGATAGTTCAAATAACAGCATGAAATGGACATCTTTTCTCTTTGGGAAGTTTTGGAGCACTCTTCATTTCCTCCCGATATAAATAGAAAGTGCGACAATGTAAATTCCTGTCAATTGtatttttttaagcaaaaaaaaatttgggtgGATTCGCCTTTGATCTCAATCATGAGTCAAAGCATGCCTCTAGACCATAAATTGTTTATAAGGATTTTACATATCATCGACCTATACAGTCCATCAGAGATTTAAACACATTATCTGTAAGGAAGAAGTCTATTTTCACCAACTGAACCAAGTTGTATTGCCGTCGATTGTATTGTTACCATTGGGATTTCAGATTAAATATAACATAAAGGCAGTATATTTTGGAGTCAAATCACTTTATTTCACAAATCATGAATAGGGTAAATCTTTTATACACTTATTATATAAACACTATCAGGTCTAACTATATATTACATGtataaaatttgatatttaaatttaaattcaaataattTGTCATACATCTAACCCTATTAGtgtatacactgatagtgtaggaaagattaattttCATAAATAAGGTGCAATAGATTTATGTTCTTTGGCAAATTTTTAAGCGTTgaaaagggtattttggactgtATAAATGGGTTTGCTTGTCTAATATCGACTTATTTAGGGTTCATTTTGCCGTGTTAATAATGGCTGGATTAAGAATGAAATTCCGTCGAAATATGTGTAAATCTGTATTTAAAACAAATTGAATCTAGTATTAAAAACTTTAAATCATAGAATTTTTTAACAGTGTGATAATGCTGTGCCGGGGTGAAAAACTAGTTTGGACAGAAAGATTCGAGAACAAATCTTGTGCCAAATTGATTTCTCGAAATCTTAGCCAATATGTCTTTGACTCAAAAGAAAGTTTATCGTTTCAAGGGAATGAAAGACCAATTGGAACAAAACCATTAGGTCTCAAACAATTCCACAAGAATCCTATTCCACAAGAATCCTACCCCTAACAGAATACTACAAATCTACTAACACTAGCTAACAACACTCTTCTTAAGTCCTCTCTTAACCCTCttttcatcatcttcatcacttttcatcatcttcatcatggCATCTTTCGAAATTAACGTGGATGATTCAACAATGAACGCTCCAAACACCAAAGGTCATGGTTATGAAGCTGAAGGAATCGATCCTGAGGAAGAGTCACCTATAGAACAAGTGAGATTGACAGTCTTAAACCATGACGATCCTTCGCTACCCGTATGGACTTTTCGGATGTGGTTTCTTGGACTTCTATCATGTGgagttctttcttttctcaataCTTTCTTCAGTTACAGAAGTGAACCGCTTGTCATAACTATGATTTCTGCACAAGTTGCCACATTGCCTATGGGACATTTTATGGCCAAAGTGTTACCCACAAAGAAATTTCGGATCCGTTCGTGGGAGTTTTCGTTGAATCCAGGGCCGTTTAATATAAAAGAACATGCATTAATCTCCATATTTGCTAATACTGGCAGTGCATTTGGGGGTGGAACTGCTTATGCTATTAGTATTGTGGATATTGTCAAGGCTTTTTATCACAgaaaaatttctttcttggctAGTTGGATTCTTGTTGTTACGACCCAGGTAGAATTTATTCATGGACCTGTCAATTAGCGCATTTAAGACCCTTTAACATAACACATATGTTGTGATTGATATGTTGATGTTAGCTTTGATTATTTAAACAGGTATTGGGATATGGTTGGGCTGGGATAATGAGAAAGTATGTTATAGAACCTGCAGAGATGTGGTGGCCATCAAGTCTTGTTCAAGTCTCTCTTTTCAGGtaattttcacttttttctttgtAGTGCTTAAGCAATCAATTTCTAATAATTAATCAGCGTTAAAATCTAATCAAATCTTTTGTGTTCAAACATTCAATTTTTGGTAATAATTAATTAGTCTCAAAATCTTATCCGCCTTCCCAGTTTATCTGGTTTCATgtgatatttttcttttaatctaatTCATCTTAAATTTCAATGTGACAAAAACTTATTAGATATCAAAGAAAGGTTTTTGCAAAATATACGAGTGGGAGAAAATCAGAAAAGTTAAGGATACAGTTAGGGCAGCTACGGGAGTGCTTCCTTCACTCATTGCGCGTTTTATGAACTGAATATATTCATTAACCAATAAAATGTAGCAGTAACTGATGAGTGGAGGGGAAAGAGGGTTAGGAAGAAGCCATTGAAGATCGATCATATACTAGCATGTATttaaagccaaaaaaaaaatgatcttCTCACAAGTCAAGTCATTACTAGCTAACTAGGCAACCCTTTAATGAAGagtcaaattttcaaacttgtaGCAATAAATTAACAATGAAGAAAACAGATCTTGTTGGTCTATCATATAAACAAGTGCTATAAGAAGCCCTTCATTTTGCTTTAAAGTCTTATTGGTTGAATAAATGATTGTGAGTATGTGATGCAGTAATGCTGGATTTCCCTCTACTGGAATAAAAGTTAGAAAAGCTTTATGTATTCAGGATCCATATCAATTTGGTCTTGCTTAAAACCTTGATTCTTCATTCTTTCTCTTCTGCACACAAGTTTTGATTTGTAAAATTTGTATTTGTAGGCATGATTATTCAGAACAAATTATGAAATTTAGAAATTACCAATAAAAATACTACCTGTGTTGTTTGATATAATTGCAGGGCTCTCCATGAGAAAGATGATAGTCGCATGTCAAGGGGGAAATTCTTTCTAATTGCACTGATCTGCAGCTTCTCTTGGTATACATTCCCTGGCTACCTCATGAACACATTGTCTAACCTATCATTGCTCTGCTTGCTATTTCCCCGTTCTGTCACAATGCAGCAACTTGGTTCAGGCATTCGTGGGCTTGGTATAGGATCCTTCACATTTGATTGGACTGTCATAGCTTCATTTCTGTCAAGTCCTCTAGTGTCTCCATTCTTTGCCACAGTCAATGTACTCGTGGGCTATGTCTTAGTAGTCTATGTGTTAATTCCGGTTGCTTACTGGGGACTCAACATATACAATGCCAAAACCTATCCCCTCTTCTCCTCGGACTTGTTCGATATACACGGGCAGAAGTATAATGTATCGGCTATTGTGAATGACAAGTTTGAGATAGACATGCTGGCGTATGAGAATCAAGGACAAGTACATATAACCATGTTTTTCGCAGTTTCTTATGCCCTAACTTTCGCGGCTGTGGTTGCTACAATTACTCATGTGGCTTGTTTCAACGGAAAGTAagtttccttttatttatgAAGTGCATGAACAACTGATCTCTCACATTTCATCTGTGTTTGGTTCTCTATCAGagttcaattttgaatttggtttcTATCCCACTCCTTTCCGAATTAAGCTACAATTTCTAGATGAGAAACTTCTTTTGGAACTCTGAAAACTAAAGCAAGCAAGTCGCATTGAGTTTCATTTTGTTGCATCATATGGTCATTGGATCaatcaaaaaatttcttggTTAATCATATTCCTTGCTTGTAACTAATGAAACCTTCCATAGACAGTAAAGTGTCACATATAGAATAATCTCAAGCGTTCTGCCGTTTATCATTTTCTATCCTTGTATTACTAAGGCAAACCGACTGTACAGGGAAATTTACGACCTCTTCCGAGCTTCGAGTAAAGGAAAACCAGATATTCACACAAAACTTATGAGGAAATACAAGGGCATCCCTAGCTGGTGGTTTGTCCTCATGCTTGCACTATCATTGGCACTCTCACTTGTACTTTGCATATTCATGAAAGATCAGGTTCAATTGCCCTGGTGGGCACTCCTTCTTTCAGCAGGTCTTGCTCTATTTTTCACCCTCCCAACAAGTATCATTACAGCGACAACAAATCAGGTAAACCAAACAGAACTCCAACTCCACCCTGCTGTTTTTATTCACACAAAATTCTAATTGTTTGTTGGTTAAACCTTACAAAGAAGTATG
It contains:
- the LOC113750324 gene encoding oligopeptide transporter 2-like gives rise to the protein MASFEINVDDSTMNAPNTKGHGYEAEGIDPEEESPIEQVRLTVLNHDDPSLPVWTFRMWFLGLLSCGVLSFLNTFFSYRSEPLVITMISAQVATLPMGHFMAKVLPTKKFRIRSWEFSLNPGPFNIKEHALISIFANTGSAFGGGTAYAISIVDIVKAFYHRKISFLASWILVVTTQVLGYGWAGIMRKYVIEPAEMWWPSSLVQVSLFRALHEKDDSRMSRGKFFLIALICSFSWYTFPGYLMNTLSNLSLLCLLFPRSVTMQQLGSGIRGLGIGSFTFDWTVIASFLSSPLVSPFFATVNVLVGYVLVVYVLIPVAYWGLNIYNAKTYPLFSSDLFDIHGQKYNVSAIVNDKFEIDMLAYENQGQVHITMFFAVSYALTFAAVVATITHVACFNGKEIYDLFRASSKGKPDIHTKLMRKYKGIPSWWFVLMLALSLALSLVLCIFMKDQVQLPWWALLLSAGLALFFTLPTSIITATTNQTPGLNVITEYVFGVLYPGRPVANVCFKTYGYMSMGQAVSFLNDFKLGHYMKIPPRSMFMVQLIGTIIAGTINIGVAWYMLTSIKNICHSELLPDNSPWTCPGDSVFYSASVLWGLVGPLRVFGPQGKYSALNWCFLGGALAPILVWLLYKIFPSQKWIKLINFPVILGSTGNMPPATSLNFNSWIFVGTIFNFFVYRFRKSWWQKYNYVLSAALDAGLAFMCVLLYFCLQYEGIGISWWGTKTHMAEHCELPSCPTAKGIEVDGCPVQ